Proteins from a genomic interval of Providencia stuartii:
- the amtB gene encoding ammonium transporter AmtB has protein sequence MSKLFQVLCWLFIASFPVNVFAAEDGVDKADNAFMMVCTALVLFMIIPGIALFYGGLLRSKNVLSLMAQTMVIFALVSVIWVIYGYSLSFSEGNDFFGGLSQFMLKGISVESLAATIPQFVHVAFQGAFASLTVALVVGALGERVKFSAILIFAFIWTTFAYLPMAHMVWGGGLLAQDGALDFAGGTVVHINAAVAGLVGAYLLGKRTGFGKEAIKPHNLPMVFMGTAILFIGWFGFNAGSAGSANSIAALAFINTVVAASGAILSWVLAEWVFRDKPSLLGACSGCLAGLVGITPAAGTVGIAGALVIGLISGVAGLWGVVVLKRWLKVDDVCDVFGVHGVCGVVGCLLTGVFTSATLGGLGYAEGVTMLKQVGVQAFSILICVIWTAIVAYLAFLIADKLTGLRVEVEQEREGLDITYHGESAYN, from the coding sequence ATGAGTAAATTGTTTCAGGTTTTATGTTGGTTATTTATAGCGAGTTTTCCTGTGAATGTGTTTGCTGCTGAGGACGGTGTAGATAAAGCCGACAATGCATTTATGATGGTTTGTACTGCATTGGTCTTATTTATGATCATTCCTGGTATCGCTTTATTTTATGGCGGATTACTGAGAAGCAAAAACGTATTGTCACTTATGGCTCAAACGATGGTTATTTTTGCTCTCGTTTCGGTCATTTGGGTGATATATGGTTATAGCTTGTCCTTTAGTGAAGGAAATGATTTTTTCGGTGGATTAAGCCAATTTATGCTTAAAGGAATTAGCGTCGAAAGCTTAGCAGCAACGATCCCACAATTTGTTCATGTGGCATTCCAAGGGGCTTTTGCCAGTTTAACGGTTGCGCTGGTGGTTGGTGCTTTAGGCGAAAGGGTTAAATTTTCAGCCATACTGATATTTGCTTTTATTTGGACAACCTTTGCTTATTTACCTATGGCTCATATGGTATGGGGCGGGGGATTACTTGCCCAAGATGGCGCACTGGATTTTGCGGGGGGAACGGTTGTTCATATTAATGCAGCAGTCGCTGGGCTTGTTGGTGCTTACTTACTTGGAAAAAGAACGGGTTTCGGAAAAGAAGCCATAAAACCCCATAACTTGCCGATGGTATTTATGGGAACGGCGATCTTATTTATTGGTTGGTTCGGTTTTAATGCTGGGTCTGCTGGAAGTGCGAATTCTATTGCAGCTTTGGCCTTTATTAATACCGTTGTAGCGGCATCCGGCGCAATTTTATCTTGGGTACTTGCGGAGTGGGTGTTTAGAGATAAACCGTCATTATTGGGGGCTTGTTCTGGCTGTTTAGCTGGATTAGTCGGCATCACACCGGCAGCCGGTACGGTTGGAATTGCTGGCGCATTGGTAATAGGCCTAATATCTGGGGTTGCTGGATTATGGGGGGTGGTCGTTTTAAAACGTTGGTTAAAAGTCGACGATGTATGTGATGTTTTTGGCGTACACGGTGTTTGTGGCGTAGTTGGTTGCTTATTAACAGGCGTATTTACCTCTGCAACATTAGGGGGGTTAGGTTATGCCGAGGGAGTGACAATGCTTAAACAAGTTGGTGTTCAGGCATTTAGCATACTAATCTGTGTGATTTGGACTGCAATTGTCGCTTATTTGGCATTTTTGATAGCGGATAAACTAACAGGTTTACGTGTTGAGGTTGAACAAGAAAGAGAGGGACTCGATATTACCTATCATGGTGAGAGTGCTTATAATTAA
- a CDS encoding SmdB family multidrug efflux ABC transporter permease/ATP-binding protein, producing the protein MSQKKPLWPALKRLLSYGKAHRSTMTLAIIMLWVAAAAEVSGPLLISYFIDNMVAKKQIIMPLTIYLAVGFVLLQVIAALLHYYQTILFNKSAVGVVQTLRTDVMNSALRQPLSAFDKQPVGQIISRVTNDTEVIKDLFVTVVPTVFRSLALICAMLVAMFTLEWRMALVAIMIFPAIVVVMLIYQKLSTPIVRRVRSYLADINNGFNEVINGMTVIQQFRQQARFGEKMLEASQDHYLARMKALKLDGVLLRPLLSLISASVLCGLLLLFGFDGTATIGVGVLYAFINYLGRLNEPLIELTSQQSMLQQAVVSGERVFELMDSPKQGYGENVQPLQGGAIDIQDLSFAYREDKKVLTDINLHVPENSFVALVGHTGSGKSTIANLIMGYYPWQQGEILLDGRPLHSLSHQVLRNGIAMVQQDPVVLAASFFDNVALGRDVTQEKVWQVLETVQLAEHVRLLPDGLDSLLGEQGNTLSVGQRQLLAMARVLVVTPKILILDEATANIDSGTEQSIQKALRIIRQTTTLVVIAHRLSTIVDADQIVVLHRGAIVEKGKHTQLLQQKGRYYQMYQLQQVGESLNLHDDVEPETILN; encoded by the coding sequence ATGAGTCAGAAAAAACCACTATGGCCAGCCTTAAAACGTCTACTAAGCTATGGAAAAGCGCATCGTAGTACGATGACATTGGCTATTATCATGCTATGGGTTGCTGCGGCCGCCGAAGTGAGTGGACCTTTGTTGATTAGTTATTTCATTGACAACATGGTTGCCAAGAAACAAATCATTATGCCACTCACAATATATCTAGCGGTTGGCTTTGTGCTATTGCAGGTTATTGCAGCACTTCTTCATTATTATCAAACTATCTTATTCAATAAATCAGCGGTAGGTGTTGTACAGACTTTACGTACCGATGTTATGAATTCGGCGTTAAGACAACCGTTGAGTGCTTTTGATAAACAGCCTGTAGGACAAATTATTTCTCGCGTGACTAATGACACAGAGGTCATTAAAGATCTATTTGTGACCGTCGTACCCACTGTGTTTCGTAGCTTAGCGCTAATTTGTGCCATGTTAGTTGCTATGTTTACTCTGGAATGGCGTATGGCTTTGGTCGCCATTATGATCTTTCCTGCGATAGTGGTCGTGATGCTTATCTATCAAAAATTGAGTACACCCATTGTCCGTCGAGTGCGTTCTTATCTTGCCGATATTAATAATGGATTTAATGAAGTGATTAATGGCATGACGGTTATTCAGCAATTTCGCCAACAAGCTCGATTTGGTGAGAAAATGCTTGAAGCAAGCCAAGATCACTATCTCGCGAGAATGAAAGCACTAAAACTCGATGGGGTGTTATTGCGTCCCCTATTAAGTTTAATTTCCGCGTCAGTGCTTTGCGGATTGCTACTTTTATTCGGTTTTGATGGTACAGCGACCATTGGGGTGGGGGTGCTCTATGCCTTTATCAACTACCTTGGCCGCTTAAATGAGCCATTAATTGAGCTGACTTCCCAGCAATCGATGTTGCAGCAAGCTGTGGTCTCAGGGGAACGCGTATTTGAGTTAATGGATAGCCCGAAACAAGGTTATGGCGAGAATGTACAGCCATTACAGGGAGGGGCTATCGATATTCAAGATTTATCATTTGCTTACCGCGAAGATAAAAAAGTCTTAACAGATATTAATCTTCATGTGCCTGAGAATAGCTTTGTTGCGCTTGTTGGGCATACAGGAAGCGGTAAAAGTACCATCGCAAACCTAATTATGGGGTATTACCCTTGGCAACAAGGTGAAATCCTACTCGATGGTAGACCGTTACACTCTCTATCTCACCAAGTTTTACGTAATGGCATCGCAATGGTGCAACAAGATCCGGTCGTACTCGCGGCTTCCTTCTTTGATAATGTTGCGTTAGGGCGTGATGTAACACAAGAAAAAGTTTGGCAAGTATTAGAAACTGTACAGCTAGCTGAGCACGTTCGTTTACTTCCTGATGGCTTGGATTCATTATTGGGTGAACAAGGAAATACACTGTCAGTTGGGCAAAGACAGCTGTTAGCCATGGCGCGAGTATTAGTGGTAACACCGAAAATACTGATCCTTGATGAGGCAACAGCGAATATTGATTCAGGAACGGAGCAGTCGATCCAAAAAGCACTGCGTATTATTCGCCAGACAACTACGCTAGTTGTTATTGCCCATCGATTATCCACGATAGTCGATGCCGATCAAATTGTTGTGCTTCATCGTGGTGCAATTGTTGAAAAAGGAAAGCACACTCAATTACTGCAACAAAAAGGGCGCTATTACCAAATGTATCAACTTCAGCAGGTTGGTGAATCGCTCAATTTACATGATGATGTTGAGCCTGAAACAATATTGAACTGA
- a CDS encoding P-II family nitrogen regulator has product MKYIIAIIKPFKLDEVREALSDIGIQGLTITEVRGFGRQKGHSELYRGAEYTVDFLPKVRLEVAVSDEFSEQVIESIEKAANTGQVGDGKIFVFDLEQAIRIRTSEKQDDAL; this is encoded by the coding sequence ATGAAATATATCATCGCAATCATTAAGCCTTTTAAGTTGGATGAAGTAAGAGAAGCGCTTTCAGATATAGGTATACAAGGTCTGACTATTACTGAAGTCCGTGGTTTTGGTCGTCAAAAGGGGCATTCTGAGCTGTATCGTGGCGCAGAATATACGGTGGATTTCTTACCTAAGGTGCGACTCGAAGTCGCTGTTTCAGATGAATTTTCAGAACAGGTCATTGAATCGATAGAAAAAGCGGCGAATACAGGCCAGGTTGGCGATGGGAAGATATTTGTATTCGACCTTGAGCAAGCCATACGTATCCGCACGAGTGAGAAACAAGACGATGCACTATAG